The proteins below come from a single Synechococcus sp. WH 8101 genomic window:
- a CDS encoding nucleotidyltransferase substrate binding protein, whose product MAEADVRWLQRLDNYGRALATLSRALAIAEQRPLSELEEQGLIQAFEFTHELSWLLLKDFLVHQGVSGISGSRDAVREAVLRELLPAGSEVTWMAMIRSRNLTSHTYNPALAHEIAALIQERYAAALFNLQQCMLERAGSQR is encoded by the coding sequence ATGGCCGAGGCCGATGTGCGCTGGTTGCAGCGTCTCGACAACTATGGGCGGGCCTTGGCCACCCTCAGCAGAGCTCTGGCCATCGCCGAGCAACGCCCGCTGAGCGAACTGGAGGAGCAGGGGCTTATCCAAGCGTTTGAATTCACCCACGAGCTCAGTTGGTTGCTGCTCAAGGATTTCCTGGTGCATCAAGGGGTGAGTGGCATCAGCGGATCCCGCGATGCGGTGCGGGAGGCGGTGCTGCGAGAGCTGTTGCCGGCGGGGTCGGAGGTCACCTGGATGGCGATGATTCGCAGTCGCAATCTCACCAGCCACACCTACAACCCTGCGCTCGCTCATGAGATCGCCGCGTTGATTCAGGAGCGGTATGCGGCAGCCCTGTTCAATCTGCAGCAGTGCATGCTGGAGCGCGCCGGATCCCAGCGCTGA
- a CDS encoding nucleotidyltransferase domain-containing protein — protein MASIPGLPESDSDIVLRCIEAHPAVQRVVLYGSRALGRQRSGSDVDLCLVAPTMTLAELLELGGELDDLLLPWRIDLQLLHLIHHPPLLDHLQRAGRVIWQRQG, from the coding sequence ATGGCGTCCATCCCTGGCTTACCCGAGAGCGACAGCGACATAGTGCTGCGCTGCATCGAGGCCCACCCGGCGGTGCAGCGCGTCGTCCTGTATGGCTCGCGCGCTCTGGGGCGTCAACGCTCTGGGTCTGATGTGGATCTTTGCCTGGTGGCACCCACCATGACGCTGGCGGAACTGCTGGAACTCGGCGGTGAACTCGATGATCTGCTGTTGCCCTGGCGGATCGATCTGCAACTCCTGCATTTGATTCACCATCCCCCGCTGCTTGATCACCTTCAGCGCGCCGGCCGTGTGATCTGGCAGCGGCAGGGTTAA
- a CDS encoding MFS transporter, protein MTPIIFHQVNLSASQVGQGLAASALIGTVARLLCGLLLDRGLRCSWPVRAAALLALAADLVLLQAQTFQGYVIGQLLIGIAAGLYFPAIELAVPLSTGSFPSSRGYALARSADALGVAMGALIGAVLAGLGLIRGVFLVEATAVLSMLLVLIWRPLPDGREALLNPRQGTRPGGLTDRDGASGHGSWLLPLLPVLAVSIVATGMIALLQSALPLDLVRGGLDRPALSEAWSGGLIALQLGLLVLLQWPVGNWVAQHSLRFGLGVGLVSFSGGCVLLAGSALWTGGVGLIVLAVLPMAFAEAAFLPTAAEAMVEETPLQHRGLAMALFSQCFAISATGAPLLAGALLDHQGHGLLLWLLMAMVCLLVLPLLQAVRPRYRVSPEQP, encoded by the coding sequence ATGACCCCGATCATTTTTCACCAGGTGAACCTGTCCGCCAGTCAGGTGGGGCAGGGGTTGGCGGCATCGGCCCTGATCGGCACGGTGGCGCGGTTGCTTTGCGGACTCCTGCTCGATCGGGGCCTCCGCTGCTCCTGGCCCGTACGGGCGGCGGCGCTCCTGGCCCTGGCGGCTGATCTGGTGCTGCTGCAGGCCCAGACCTTCCAGGGCTATGTGATCGGCCAGCTGTTGATCGGCATCGCCGCTGGCCTGTACTTCCCCGCGATCGAACTGGCCGTGCCCCTGAGCACCGGCTCCTTTCCTTCCAGCCGCGGCTACGCCTTAGCCCGTAGCGCCGATGCCCTCGGCGTCGCGATGGGAGCCCTGATCGGTGCGGTGCTCGCCGGCCTGGGCCTGATTCGTGGCGTGTTTCTGGTGGAGGCCACGGCCGTGCTGAGCATGCTGCTGGTGCTGATCTGGCGACCCCTGCCGGATGGTCGGGAGGCGCTGCTGAATCCGAGGCAGGGAACGAGGCCGGGAGGCTTGACTGACCGGGATGGGGCAAGCGGCCACGGCAGCTGGCTGCTTCCCCTGTTGCCCGTGCTGGCGGTGAGCATCGTGGCCACCGGCATGATTGCCCTGCTGCAGAGCGCCCTCCCCCTCGACCTGGTGCGCGGCGGTCTGGATCGGCCAGCGCTCAGCGAAGCCTGGAGTGGGGGGCTGATTGCGCTGCAGCTGGGGTTGCTGGTGCTGCTGCAATGGCCGGTGGGCAACTGGGTCGCCCAACACAGTCTGCGGTTTGGGCTGGGGGTGGGGCTGGTGAGTTTCAGCGGCGGCTGTGTGCTGCTAGCCGGCTCCGCTCTCTGGACTGGCGGCGTTGGCTTGATCGTGCTGGCGGTGCTGCCGATGGCCTTCGCCGAAGCCGCGTTTCTGCCCACAGCGGCGGAAGCGATGGTGGAAGAAACGCCCCTTCAACATCGGGGCCTGGCGATGGCCCTGTTTTCCCAGTGCTTCGCCATCAGTGCCACGGGCGCACCGCTGCTGGCCGGTGCCCTGCTCGACCACCAGGGGCACGGTCTGCTGTTGTGGCTGCTGATGGCGATGGTGTGTCTGCTGGTGTTGCCGCTGCTGCAAGCGGTGCGCCCGCGCTATCGCGTCAGCCCAGAACAACCGTGA
- a CDS encoding alpha/beta hydrolase has protein sequence MGLVVSLLVAASPLRPLRAAEQLQVQLDGMVIPLQIDELVAWGRSGGVSNSELGIWLNLLEPDSREGVLELLRAPLINDRSMARQLLGSWAGRRLLDEVADIVRVDDDSAGDTLLNTLESLLNRQEQVSSLDLLEALPASHVRLDLDALLQAAGHWRQQLQRQQQLVRRLAGEARDQAAASPALAASSADSSAALVAREPEIQLLPVNHRERPLRLQLWRPQPGAPAHSTWLVWMPGLGGSPDHFRWLGRALSRRGWSVLVLEHPGSDAEAVKALLDGRRPPPGAEVIPDRLRDLEAVLAARRSGTIALPGEQLVLGGHSLGALTALLGAGARPRSGLDRRCATALDDLPLSNLSRLLQCQLTEVALPSPPAETTPPADLVGLIGMNSFGSLLWPRNRPLQLPVPVLFSGGSLDLITPPQSEQLGLMLALAPHPASRAVVVDGASHFSPVRVEGQAGEGQGEDLFRLGKELVGVQPLQVQALLEDEIVVFLEQLEGSRPEAAAAQTSTLHRRIGDLQLHRLNPEAASRLLVE, from the coding sequence ATGGGTCTGGTCGTCAGTCTGCTGGTCGCCGCCAGCCCACTGCGGCCGCTGCGGGCGGCCGAACAGCTGCAGGTGCAGCTCGATGGCATGGTTATCCCTCTGCAGATCGATGAGCTGGTGGCCTGGGGACGCTCCGGCGGCGTCAGCAACTCCGAACTGGGCATTTGGCTGAATCTGCTCGAGCCCGACAGCCGTGAAGGGGTGCTGGAGCTGTTGCGCGCCCCACTGATCAACGATCGGAGCATGGCGCGGCAATTGCTCGGCAGCTGGGCCGGACGTCGCCTGCTCGATGAGGTGGCCGACATTGTGCGCGTCGATGACGACAGCGCCGGCGACACCCTGCTGAACACCTTGGAGAGTCTGCTCAATCGCCAGGAGCAGGTGTCGAGCTTGGATCTCTTGGAGGCCCTGCCGGCCAGTCATGTGCGGCTGGACCTGGATGCCCTGTTGCAGGCGGCCGGTCATTGGCGTCAGCAGCTGCAACGCCAGCAGCAGCTTGTGCGCCGCCTCGCTGGAGAGGCGCGTGACCAGGCGGCGGCGTCGCCAGCGCTGGCTGCTTCCAGTGCGGATTCCAGTGCGGCGCTCGTAGCCCGTGAGCCCGAGATCCAGTTGCTGCCGGTGAACCACCGCGAGCGTCCTCTGCGTCTGCAGCTTTGGCGGCCCCAGCCGGGAGCGCCCGCCCACAGCACCTGGCTGGTGTGGATGCCGGGGTTGGGGGGCAGTCCGGATCACTTCCGCTGGTTGGGTCGGGCACTGAGTCGCCGCGGTTGGTCGGTGCTTGTGCTCGAGCATCCGGGTAGTGATGCCGAAGCGGTGAAGGCCCTGCTCGATGGCCGTCGGCCGCCGCCGGGTGCTGAGGTGATCCCCGACCGTCTGCGCGATCTGGAGGCCGTGCTGGCGGCCCGCCGCAGCGGCACGATTGCCCTGCCCGGTGAGCAGCTTGTGCTCGGTGGCCATTCCCTCGGCGCACTGACGGCGTTGCTGGGGGCGGGAGCCCGGCCCCGGAGCGGCCTGGACCGGCGCTGTGCCACCGCTCTCGATGACCTCCCCCTCAGCAACCTGTCTCGCCTGCTGCAGTGCCAGCTCACTGAGGTGGCGTTGCCGTCGCCCCCTGCCGAGACGACGCCACCAGCGGATCTGGTGGGTCTGATCGGCATGAACAGCTTCGGCAGCTTGCTCTGGCCCCGGAACCGGCCTCTGCAGCTGCCCGTTCCCGTGCTCTTCAGTGGTGGCAGCCTGGATCTGATCACCCCGCCCCAGAGTGAACAGCTGGGCCTGATGCTGGCGCTGGCGCCCCATCCGGCCAGCCGTGCCGTGGTTGTTGACGGTGCCAGCCACTTCTCGCCGGTGCGGGTGGAAGGACAGGCGGGTGAGGGCCAGGGGGAGGATCTGTTCCGGCTTGGCAAGGAGCTGGTGGGCGTCCAGCCCCTGCAGGTGCAGGCCCTTTTGGAAGACGAAATCGTGGTGTTTCTTGAGCAGCTCGAGGGCTCCCGCCCAGAGGCGGCGGCAGCACAGACCAGCACCCTGCATCGCCGGATCGGCGATCTGCAGCTGCACCGACTCAACCCGGAGGCTGCCTCGCGCCTGCTGGTTGAGTAG
- a CDS encoding ABC transporter permease produces MARARELLRYSATRLALAPVMLWLIASLVFLLLRVAPGDPVDAVLGSRAPAAAKALLRERLGLDQPLSHQYLDFLNGLLHGDLGRALINQEPVGEIIRHALPASLELSLTALLVAALSGLAVGFSGIARPEGKLDLAGRFYGIGTYALPPFWVAMLVQLLFAVILGWLPVGGRFPPSLVPPDGSGFLILDSLRSGDWPALQGALRHLVLPACTLGLLLSGIFTNALRLNLRRALRSDYVEAARSRGLSETQVVLRHALPNALLPVLTIAGITVASLIGGALLIEVTFSWPGIALRLQESINQRDYPVVQGIVVVVAALVVMVSVLVDLLVALLDPRVRY; encoded by the coding sequence ATGGCGCGGGCTCGTGAGCTGCTGCGTTACAGCGCCACCCGCCTCGCCCTGGCGCCGGTGATGCTCTGGCTGATCGCCAGTCTGGTGTTTCTGCTGTTGCGGGTCGCTCCGGGGGATCCGGTGGATGCGGTGCTCGGCAGCCGGGCACCGGCGGCGGCCAAGGCGCTGCTGCGCGAGCGTCTCGGCCTCGACCAACCCCTCTCGCATCAATATCTCGACTTTCTCAACGGCCTGCTCCACGGCGACCTGGGCCGGGCCCTGATCAACCAGGAGCCGGTGGGGGAGATCATCCGCCATGCTCTGCCCGCCAGCCTGGAGCTGAGCCTCACGGCCCTGCTGGTGGCAGCGCTGAGCGGCCTGGCGGTGGGCTTCAGCGGCATCGCCCGCCCCGAGGGCAAGCTCGACCTGGCCGGTCGCTTCTACGGCATCGGCACCTACGCCCTGCCGCCCTTCTGGGTGGCGATGCTGGTGCAACTGCTGTTTGCGGTGATCCTCGGCTGGCTGCCGGTGGGCGGGCGTTTCCCCCCCAGCCTGGTGCCCCCCGATGGCAGCGGCTTCCTGATTCTCGACAGCCTGCGCAGCGGCGACTGGCCCGCCCTGCAGGGGGCCTTACGACACCTGGTGCTGCCCGCCTGCACCCTCGGCTTGCTGCTCAGCGGCATTTTCACTAACGCTCTGCGCCTCAACCTGCGCCGGGCGTTGCGATCGGATTATGTGGAGGCAGCCAGGAGCCGCGGCCTGAGCGAAACCCAGGTGGTGCTGCGTCACGCCCTCCCCAATGCCCTGCTGCCTGTGCTCACCATCGCCGGGATCACGGTGGCGTCCCTGATCGGCGGCGCCTTGCTGATCGAGGTGACCTTTTCCTGGCCTGGAATCGCCCTGCGGCTGCAGGAAAGCATCAACCAGCGCGATTACCCGGTGGTGCAGGGAATTGTGGTGGTGGTGGCGGCGCTGGTGGTGATGGTGAGCGTGCTCGTGGATCTGCTGGTAGCCCTGCTCGATCCCAGGGTGCGCTACTGA